In the genome of Budorcas taxicolor isolate Tak-1 chromosome 23, Takin1.1, whole genome shotgun sequence, one region contains:
- the ZWINT gene encoding ZW10 interactor yields MGAAESEVEAAAREALSKVADILEPVGLQEEAELPAQILAEFVMDSRKKDKLLCSQLQVVDFLQNFLVQEGTAQDQNPLASEDTSRQKAIEAKEQWKELKATYQEHVEVITDSLTQALPKVEEAQIKQAQLQEALKQLQAKKQMAMEKLRIAQKQWQLQQEKHLQNLVEASSEVRERQTGAQQELQRLYQEVGTLKQQAEQEQDKLQKHQTFLQLLYTLQGKQLFNEAEAEIPQELDLPKNKPQQVTQPQEQNTQDTMGREADNPQSVGDAGLPWLPGRQQHAEES; encoded by the exons ATGGGGGCTGCGGAGTCTGAAGTGGAGGCTGCAGCCCGAGA GGCCCTGTCCAAGGTAGCAGACATCCTGGAGCCTGTAGGTCTTCAGGAGGAGGCTGAACTGCCTGCCCAGATCCTGGCTGAGTTTGTGATG GACTCTCGGAAGAAAGACAAGCTCCTCTGCAGCCAGCTTCAAGTAGTAGACTTCCTGCAGAATTTCTTGGTTCAGGAAGGAACTGCCCAGGACCAGAACCCCTTGGCTTCTGAAGACACAAGCC GGCAGAAGGCAATTGAAGCCAAAGAGCAATGGAAAGAGCTGAAGGCCACCTATCAAGAGCATGTGGAGGTCATCACAGATTCCCTGACGCAGGCACTGCCCAAGGTGGAGGAGGCCCAAATAAAGCAGGCACAGCTCCAGGAGGCCCTTAAACAGCTCCAGGCCAAG AAGCAAATGGCCATGGAAAAACTCAGAATAGCCCAGAAGCAGTGGCAGCTGCAACAG GAGAAGCATTTGCAGAATCTGGTGGAGGCTTCGTCAGAAGTGAGGGAGCGTCAGACAGGAGCTCAACAGGAACTTCAGCGACTATATCAGGAAGTCGGAACCCTGAAGCAGCAGGCAGAGCAGGAGCAGGACAAGCTGCAGAA GCACCAGACTTTCCTCCAGCTGCTATACACCCTGCAGGGTAAGCAGCTGTTCAATGAGGCAGAAGCAGAGATACCACAGGAGCTGGATCTTCCTAAGAATAAGCCCCAGCAGGTGACCCAGCCCCAGGAACAGAACACTCAGGACACCATGGGAAGAGAG GCTGACAACCCACAGTCTGTTGGAGATGCAGGCTTACCATGGCTTCCTGGCAGACAGCAACATGCAGAAGAATCCTAG